The Leptolyngbya sp. CCY15150 region AGAGGGCGCGCAATTTTCACGATTTTTGACTGCTGTAGGGCCTGCTGTTATCACCAGCCTTCTCCTCAACCTAGTTCTGTCTTGCCGGATGGTACGGTTTGAGTTAGAAAAACGGTTTGCTGACCTGCACCATAAGTTTGCAAAAGTCAGCCAAGCTACGGTGCAATGGTTAGTAGAGGCCTTTGACTATATGAATGTTGCCTTAGCGCTCAATGCCCGCTATCTCACCTACTTTTCGCTGATTTCTCAGGGAGATCCTAGCATTCCAAATTCGGTGTAAGGCTATTTTTCATCCATTAGATATTTATCCAAATCCTTCGAGTCATTCAATTGCAAAGTAGGGCGATTTTTAGTTTTCCAGCGGCGATCGCCCAAGGTTTAGCGGGAGCCGAGCCAGACGCCTTAGCCCAAGTGGAAGTAACCCCCATGGGAGATGGGTTGCATTGGCCAACCCTAGATGCCGATTTCAGCGTGA contains the following coding sequences:
- a CDS encoding DUF2442 domain-containing protein, producing the protein MQSRAIFSFPAAIAQGLAGAEPDALAQVEVTPMGDGLHWPTLDADFSV